The DNA region CTCGTACTCCTGAAGCACCTGCCCCTGCCCGTTCTGGTACGCCTGGCGCTGCTCGGCCTCGTACTGGGCCTGCTGCGCCTCGTACTGGGCCCACATCTGGTCCGGTGCGTACGAGGGGTCGTAGCCGCCCTCGTAGACGATCTCCTGCTGCGGAGGAGCGAACCACGGGCTCGACTCCGGCTCCTCCTCCAGGTACTCCGGCTGCTGCTCCTGCCGACCCGGCTGCCCCTGCTGCTCCTGCTGCTCCTGAGCGGGGTAGCCGTCGGCGTCCAGGTCCTGGCGGCGCCGGTCGTCCCGGGGTGTTCCCGGGCCCACCTGGGCGGGGACGGCGGCCTGCGGTGCCTCTATGCGCTCAAGCTCCGTCTGCTGGCGGGGCGCCGGAGGCAGCAGCGCCGGCTCGATGCCCGCCGCGGCCAGACCCGAAGGAGCCGTCTCCGCCAGGGGCACGCCGTAACGCGCCAGCCGCAGCGGCATCAGGGACTCGACCGGCGCCTTGCGGCGCCAGGCGCGGCCGAAGCGCGAACGCAGCCGGGCCTGGTAGACGAGACGCTCCTGCTCCAGCTTGATGACCTGCTCGTAGGAGCGCAGCTCCCACAGCTTCATCCGGCGCCAGAGGAGGAACGTGGGGAGCGGGGACAGCAGCCAGCGGGTGAGGCGTACGCCCTCCATGTGCTTGTCGGCCGTGATGTCCGCGATCCGGCCGATCGCGTGCCGGGCCGCCTCCACGGAGACCACGAACAGGATCGGGATGACACCGTGCATACCGACACCCAGCGGGTCCGGCCAGGCGGCCGCGCCGTTGAACGCGATCGTCGCCGCCGTCAGCAGCCACGCCGTCTGGCGCAGCAGCGGGAACGGGATCCTGATCCAGGTCAGGAGCAGGTCGAGCGCGAGCAGGACACATATTCCCGCGTCGATACCGATCGGGAAGACGTAGCTGAACTTCCCGAAGCCCTTCTGGAGGGCGAGTTCGCGCACCGCGGCGTACGAACCGGCGAAGCCGATTCCGGCGATGACGACGGCTCCGAAGACGACCACCCCGATGAGAATCCGGTGCGTCTTCGTGAGCTGCATAGGCGCGGACACCCGTACTCCCCTCCCATGACGACCTGTTGCGCGCAACAGAGTGGCACATGTGTACGGGCTCCGGGCGCGCAGTACGGCACCAGTCCGGCCCCCACGGAGGCCGGGCCGCTGCAAATGTCCTGGTCCGGCCGCGAGTTGGGCAGCGGCCGGATTGCCGGAACGGCCGTCAGTCCTTCTTCGTGGCCGACTTGCTCGGGCTCTTGCTCGTGCCCGAGTCCTTGCCGAGGTCCGCGCCCTGGCCCGCGTCCTTGCTCGCGCTCTTGCTCGGGCTGGGGCTCTTGCTCGGCGCCGTGCTCGAACCGGCCGCGGAGCCGCCGGCCCCGTTCGCCGTCCGGACCGCCTCCACGGCCTCCTTGGCGGCCTTCTCCGCCGCCTTCGTCAGATCGGCGACCTTCGGAGCCTTGTCGCCCGCCAGACCCGCGCCGTTGTAGTCGACCGTCACGACGACGTTCTCGACCCGCGTCACGACCGTCTGCTGCTTGAACGTGCCTTCCTTCTTCTTCAGGTCGTACGTCACCAGCGTCGCCTCGTTGCCCATCCCCGTCAGCGGCTGCGACTTGGTGTTCTTCGCGTCCGTCACCGAGCGCGCGTCCTCGGCGTGCTTGGTGAAGTACTCAGAGGCCAGCTTCTCGCCCGTACCGCGGGTCGCGTCCGACTCGAAACGCAGCAGGGACACGTTCAGCCAGCGGAACTGCGAACCGTCCACGCCGTTGTTGTCCAGGCTGTTCCAGGAGCAGTTGCCGCGCGTCTGCGTGTCGCCCGACTTGCCCTCCTTGTTGGACTTGGTGCCCTTCGGGACCATTTCCTTCAACGTCTTCGACGAGAACACCTTGCAGGGCTCGGGAAGCTCCGCGTACGCGGCCTCCTTCACCACCGAGCCGGCCTCCGTCGCGGAGGACGACGCCGAGGCGCCGGAGTCCTTCTTCGCGTCGTCGCCGGAGCCGTCGCCGGAGTCCGAGGAGCAGCCGGAGGCGACGAGCATCATCGGGACGGCGGCCGCGCCGACAAGGATGCGGGTGAGTCGCTGGCGCTGTGCGGGTCGGTGCATGGTTCCTTCACTCAAGACGCTCGGGTGTGCGTGCGAACGGCCGCGTCCTCGGTCGGCCGCACTCGGTCGGGTCCGAGGGGCCACCGTACGCCGAACGGGACACGGGTGACTCGGGTTCCGTCCAGCCCGAAACCCCTGCCGGGAGCCCCTAGTCGTTGAACGTCTCGGCGAGCTGACCCGCCAGTTTCCGTGCTCTGTCCTGCATGTCCTTGCTGCTCGGGACGTCGGTCGTGGTCGCCGGCTGCTCGTCGTACTGGATCGTCACGACCACGTTGGACGTGCGGAACACCACAGTCACCGTGCGCTGCCGCGAGCTGCTCAGCGCGTCGTCCAGGAACGCCTCGTCGCCCAGGTCGTCGAGCGTGCGGGGCTGGAGGGCGGAGGGGGTGGAGCCGTCGGAGGGGGTGGCGGAGCCGCTCGCGTCGCCGCTCTCCGCGTCCGACGCGCCGGAGCTCGGACCGGAACCGGAACCTGAACCGGAGTCGTCCGAGGGGGATCCGCTCCCCTCCGGGGATGATTCGGGCGACTCGGATGAATCGGGCGACTCCGGCGACTCCGGCGACTCGGACGAGGCGACCGGCTCCGGAAGGTCCGCCGCCGTCTCCCTCTTCAGATAGATCCCCGTCGCGCGGTCGTCGTCACTGATCGCGTTGTCGTACGAGACCACGCGCTCGAAG from Streptomyces sp. NBC_00258 includes:
- a CDS encoding DUF2637 domain-containing protein, producing MQLTKTHRILIGVVVFGAVVIAGIGFAGSYAAVRELALQKGFGKFSYVFPIGIDAGICVLLALDLLLTWIRIPFPLLRQTAWLLTAATIAFNGAAAWPDPLGVGMHGVIPILFVVSVEAARHAIGRIADITADKHMEGVRLTRWLLSPLPTFLLWRRMKLWELRSYEQVIKLEQERLVYQARLRSRFGRAWRRKAPVESLMPLRLARYGVPLAETAPSGLAAAGIEPALLPPAPRQQTELERIEAPQAAVPAQVGPGTPRDDRRRQDLDADGYPAQEQQEQQGQPGRQEQQPEYLEEEPESSPWFAPPQQEIVYEGGYDPSYAPDQMWAQYEAQQAQYEAEQRQAYQNGQGQVLQEYEEREPSPEDTGTFPIPSGPNRTRQLGEGGGTPAPEPDEESFYQVFKQSINGSYPTPREFGDNVEAEFRVTLPEPEAKRLVTRFTNRHTMELEEDHIA
- a CDS encoding DUF3558 domain-containing protein, coding for MHRPAQRQRLTRILVGAAAVPMMLVASGCSSDSGDGSGDDAKKDSGASASSSATEAGSVVKEAAYAELPEPCKVFSSKTLKEMVPKGTKSNKEGKSGDTQTRGNCSWNSLDNNGVDGSQFRWLNVSLLRFESDATRGTGEKLASEYFTKHAEDARSVTDAKNTKSQPLTGMGNEATLVTYDLKKKEGTFKQQTVVTRVENVVVTVDYNGAGLAGDKAPKVADLTKAAEKAAKEAVEAVRTANGAGGSAAGSSTAPSKSPSPSKSASKDAGQGADLGKDSGTSKSPSKSATKKD
- a CDS encoding DUF3558 domain-containing protein: MQRKAYVPGVAALLAVLLAGCTGGSGDDNGTTDPKPGESATTPTAAQPGKYRTLPEPCAAVSHGTLDSLLPGIKQVTDEEQRGRAYEGTATQTYDTDRKVGCRWKAESAAATDHLLVDFERVVSYDNAISDDDRATGIYLKRETAADLPEPVASSESPESPESPDSSESPESSPEGSGSPSDDSGSGSGSGPSSGASDAESGDASGSATPSDGSTPSALQPRTLDDLGDEAFLDDALSSSRQRTVTVVFRTSNVVVTIQYDEQPATTTDVPSSKDMQDRARKLAGQLAETFND